In Ktedonobacterales bacterium, the sequence CCCTGGACGACCTGCACGAGACCCAAGCCAGCCGCTGCTTGACGCTTCAGGCAAACCCTGAGCGTATCTGTGGCCTCACCGCCTTCCATTGGTGGCCGCAACTCGCATGATAGCACTGCTATTTAACAGGATTTGGTATAACTTGGGAGAGAAAACCACTCCCTACGAACTGCTGCGGCTGCGCGCGCGCTGTGGCAAGATCACCTTGCCGCCCTCCTGCCAGCACTCCGAGTCAGGAGTTGGCAAGTGTTCACAACGAATCCAGTCGTTCGCATCTTTGAGAACCTTGCCCCGCAGACACTTGGCGTACTGAATGTTGTCGTTGACTGCTGGGTCTTCCGGGTCAATATCAGCCGTCACAATCTTGGGAAAGAAAAAACGACACCAGGCCACTGCTTCTAAGCCTCCATTGAAAAGGATGAATCCTTCGTGAACATAGTACCATTACAGGAAGTGCTGCGCCAGTCAGTTGTTTATTGAAACAACGGCGGCATCACCCGCTGCGCCCAGATAGAAAAGGTATATACCTGGCCTGAGAGAAAGAGGAGTCCCACCAGAATCAGCGCGACCCCGCTGACCAGCGACACCGCCCGCCCATACTTGCGTGTCCAGCCCAGCGCGTTCAGCCCACTCGCCCAACCAACACCAATCAAGAGAAACGGCACAGCGAACCCCAGCGCATAGATCGCCAGCAAGAAGCCCCCAAGCGCCAGACTGGCCGAAGCGCCAGCGTAAAGCAAAATGGAGCCAAGTACCGGGCCAATACATGGCGTCCAGCCAGCCGCGAAAACAATACCCAGACCAAAAGGCGCTGCCCCGCCTACCCACCGCCCGCGCAGATGCAGCTTTCTTTCCCGATACAGCACATTCATCAACGCCGGAGGCAGCAGGCCAAGTAAAAACGCCCCCATCAGGATCATCACAATCCCCGTGACGGCTTCCAGCGCCGGGCGATAGGCTCCGAGCAGCGCGCCAAACCACGCCGCCATAAATCCCAGCGCAATAAACGCCACAGAAAAGCCAGCCACAAACAACAGGCTCACGCGCAATGCCGGGCGACCATACCAGGGCCGTTGTTTATATGCCCCCTTCTCCGCTTCTGGCGCTGCGCCAGACCCCGACAGATAGGTGATGTATCCTGGAATCAGCGGAGCGACACAGGGTGATAAAAAAGAAGCTGCCCCGGCAACGAACGCAACCAGAGCAGCCTCCCAACTCAGTTGACCAGTGATAGGCACTCCAGTCTCTGCCTTTCAGAACTTCAGCCACTATATACAACGAAGAAACAACACTATTTTAGCAGTTGTTGTATTTCAGCATCCAGCGTTTTGGCGTCAACCGGGCCAAGATGCTGGCGCACGACGACACCTGAGCGATCAATAAACACAGTTGCCGGAACGTTGCTCACCCCAAAGTCAACGCTGATCGTGCCGGAAGCATCCGGGCCGTTGGGGTAAGTGACGTGATACTTCTGCAAAAACTGCCGGGCCGCTTGCTGCTGATCTTGATAATCAACCCCAATGAAGACCACACCAGCCGCCTGATACTGCTGCCAGGCCGCCTGAAACTCAGGCGTCTCCTGGTTGCAGGGAGGACACCACGACGCCCAGAAATTGACGATCACCGGCTTGCCTTTCAGCCCCGAAAGCTGGATCGTCTGCCCCGACGGGTCATTCCAGTTGGTAAGGGTAAAGTCAGGCGCGGGATGCCCAACGAGCGGAATGGTCGCTGCTCCGCTGATAATATGCTGCGCGGTAGCCAGGCGCGACCAGAGGACACCCACCAGCACGATATTCAGGGCAGTGAAAAAGACCAGAGTGATAATCGCCCGTCGCTTCTTCTGTGGCGGCTTTGCCGACTGGCTCTGTGTCTGTGCTGGTTCATCAAGCATACGCGCGGCCTATCTTTCTCACGCCGGGCCAGGTCTCGCGCCCGGCTCAAATCCCCACAGGAGCATAGACACCAGCACAACGCCAATCCCAAGCGCCACCAGAGCCGGATGAATCAGCAGCCCGCTAACCGCGATCATCAGTCCCAGCGCCAGCACAATCGGCCAGATACTCGGCGCTGATGTGCGCGTTTCTTCATCGGTCTCCGTCGGCCTGGTATAAGCAGGAGCATAGAGTTTCTCAGCCGCCATTTCAGCAACCGCTGCGGACTTCTGACCATCTGCGGAGGATAGGCTCTCAACGCTCGCCAGAAGAACGCTTTCGACCCGCCGACGCTGCAAGGCGGCCTCCAGCAGCGCCTCAGCCTCTGCAAAGAGACGGCGGGCATCAAAAGGCTTGGCAAGACAGACCGCCGCGCCATCGCTGCTCATCTGCTCTCTCAAATCCGGCGAACAATCCCAGGCCAGAACGACGGCAGGCGTCGCCGCCAGCCCATCATAAGCCCGCAGGTCCGGCAGCAGCATACGGTCACTGGCAAAGCCGCTGTCAACATCAACGACCAGCAGCGATGGACGCTGGTCCAGCAGCGCGCGCGCCTGCTGGGGCGAAGCAGCCTCCAGCACGCTCATGCCTTGCTGCCGCAAGCCCATCGCAATCACGCGCCGCAGCGCCGTATCTCCCTCTACCAGGAGAACAGTATTTGTATCAGCTGCTTCCATTGTGCTGTCCCCCTTCGATGGGAGCAAAGCCAGGTAAGGCGAACCCCTGGAGAACTTTTCCATGCTGAAATATACGGCAGGCGCTGTGCAAAGTTACTGACAAATTGAGGATACGCCTTACAATTACCTGAAAGCGGCTGTCGTGTGTCCCGCTTTCAGAGTCACTGTGCAGGGCGAGCCAGCTTATAGCCAACTCCAGGAACCGTCAGAATGTAGCGAGGCTGGCTGGGGTCAGGTTCGATCTTGCGCCGCACGCGCCGAATATAGACCCAGATAAAATCCATCTCGCGGTGATAGCCTGGCCCCCAGACCTTTTCCAGCAGCAACTCGTGAGTCAGAACCATTCCCGCGTGCTGCGCAAGCACCGTCAAAAGCTTGTACTCCGTCCGGCTCAGTTGCACATCCCGTCCGGCCATCCGTACCTGGCGTTGAGCAAAATCTATCGTGAGATCGCCCGACGAAAACAGCGCGCTTTGCGAACTGCGCTGCTCTGGCTGGCCGCCACGTCGCAGCGCCACGCGCACCCGCGCCAGCAGTTCTGGCATCCCAAACGGCTTGCCGAGATAATCTACCGCGCCCAGATCGAGCGCCCGCACACATTCATCTTCTCCGCGTCTCGCGCTGAGCATCACCACTGGCGCTGTTGAAAACTCACGCAAGCGCCCCAACAAATCAAAGCCGTCCATGCCTGGCATCCCCGCCTCAACAAGAATCAGATCAGGCTCCTCGCGCTCGACAAGCTGGAATGCCTGCGAGCCATCGGCTGCGGAGAAGACGCGATAATGCTGAGCCTCAAGGTTGGCGCGCACATAGCGTACAATGCCGGGGTCGTTATCTACAATGAGGATGGTTTGCCGGTCAGTAGCGCGATTCAGGCGTATGTTCTCAGTGGGGGGGGCCAGTGGGCCACTCGCGGGGCGAATCGGCGCTGAAACCGTTGATAGGCGGTGAGCCGCAAGCGGTAAGGCTACATGAAAGACCGCACCTTTTCCTGGGCCAGCCGACGCTGCCCAGATGCTGCCGCCATGCGCCTGAACCACCGCTTTGGCGACGGCTAACCCCATCCCGCTGCCAGGGATATGCTCGCCCTCACCAGGAACACGATAAAAGCGATCAAAAATGCGCTCCAGGTGGTCTTGCATAAGACCACGCCCCTGATCAGCAACGGTAATTTCAATTCGCTCTTCACCAGCCAGCGCCTCAATGGCAATTTCACCGCCCGCCGAATACTTCACCGCATTATCCAGCACATGATTCAAGACCTGCTCCAGTCGGCTTCGATCAGCCATCAGCGACGGAAGATCAGCAGGTAATGCCAGCGTTATGCGATGTTGAGGGGAAAACTTTTGCCAGCGATCCACGAGCGGTTCCAGCAGTTCCGGCAAGTGAATCAGCGTTGGATTGATCGGCAGCAAGCCCGCATCCAGGCGCCAGACATCGAGCAGACCGTTCACCAGTTCGTGCAACTGGTCGCACTGCTCATCAATCAATTGCAGCATCTCGCGCTGAGCCTCTGGATCCCAGCGCAGCGAATGAGCGAGCAGCGTCGTCGCCGAGCCTTTCATCACCGCCAGGGGCGTTTTGAGCGCGTGAGCGGCCAGCGCCAGCGCCTCAGCCTTCACCTTCTCTGAAGCGCGCTCCAGCGTCACATCATCCAGCAACATGCCCCAGCCCAGCAGATCGCCGGGCACATCGCGCACCGGAAAACTGCGCACCCGCAGCCAGCGAACCGCCGCGTGCGCCAGCGCCAGATCAGCGACCACTTCCTCATCACTGGCCCAGACCCGACCAAGCTCCTCTTCGGCCAGATACGGATCAGCCGCCAGGGAAAGCAATTGCTTGCGAAAATCAAACGCCGGGCGATCAATCAGCGCGCCTGCTTCCAGGCCCAGCAAATCCTCCGCGCGCGCGTTGGCGAAGGTAATGCGCTCCCGGCGGTCCAGCAGCACAAAGCCGCTCGTCATATTGCTGGTGACGCTGGCAAGAACCTGATGCTCCTGGGGAAGCTGCGCGAGTACGCTCTCCGACGCCTGAGTTCTTGATCTCCTTCCCCCGAAAGCGGTCTCCATAACTAGCTCCTGATTGATATATAGCAATAAGAGAATAGGCTAAGATGATAAAGAGGACTATATGATTTTATCATCTGCACAGCCGGGGCAACAAATATTACCCCTCCATACTATAGGTCAGCCCGGCCAGGAGCGCCTTGCAGTAGGAAGAAGGTCCGGCGGAACGCTTCCTAGCGGCTGCGATGCGCCAGCAGCGCAAACAGGCCACGCCAGACGCTCAGAAAGAGCAGATTGGCGATCAATACAACTATCGCAAAGCTGATTGGCGGAGCCTGCTGTGTAAAAAGCCAGCGCAGCAGCAGCCCCACCGGCCAGGCACAGACCCAGGCCAGCGCCGTTCGCGCCAGCATCGTGCGGGCGCTGGCTGCGACAGATTCCCGATAGACGCCAAAGAACGGTGCGACCACAAACCAGCCAATGGCAAAAGGCGCAGCCGTTTGCACGATCAGCAGAAACGCATCAAGCCCTGCCGCCTCATGATGGCTGGCGCGGCCAACCCCAGCAAAGATCAGGAACATACAGACATCGCCAACAATTAAACCGACCAACCGCCAGAGGTGTCCGGCGCTTGTGAGCGGCAAGATTTGTTTTTTGGAGGCCATCGCAGGCTCCTCTCAGCAGGAAGTGAGCGGCTTTCCTTTACACAGAAAACACGGCGAGAAAGGTCTGAGCCTCCCTCGCCGTGTGAAACTGGCATCGAGCAATCTTGATGCGCCGCGCCATCATTTGGCAAGCTGCGCCAGCAAAACGATAAGCGCCAGATGGAACAGCATTGCCCCGGCAAATCCCCAGTAGAGAAACGTTATCCAAAGCCGGTCTTCCCGATCAGCATTGGAGCGTTTTGCGCGGGGCCAGCGTTCGGAGGCCACCAGCCCAATCGCCACGCGCATCCGCATGGGGCTGCGCAGCGGCGAACGCTCAAGTTCCGCCAGCACCGCAGCGTGGCAGGGCTTGCAGAGTACCCAGGACTGTTGAGGCGCTGGAGCCTCATCTGGGTCTTGAAGCGTGAGCGCGCCAGCCCAAATGCGCTTGCGGCAGATCGCGCAGCGAATCACCGCATCACTCGATCCGTCGTTCTTCGCCGCGTCGGCTGCAATAGTCTGGTTGGCGCTGCCTGAAATCTCTTGATCCATCTGCTGGCCTGTCCTTCTCAGCCCTGGCGAGCTGTGCCTGAAACGCCATTTCGCGCTGACGCCATACAAAGAAGTACCCTCTCTGTATGGACTCGCATTCAACAGGCCAGGACTATCGCTGGCCTGCTAGAGCAGATATACAAGACTGAACAGAGCAATCCAGACAACATCAACAAAGTGCCAATACATCTCGCCTGCCTGGAGCGAAAAGTGCTTCTCTTTGGAGAGTTGCCCCCGCAGCGCGCGGAAGAAGTTGACCAGCAGGAAAATCACGCCAACCGTCACGTGCGCGCCGTGAAAGCCGGTCAGGGTATAGAATGTCGAACCTACCAGACCATCCCCGATGCTAAAACCGTTGTTGATATATTCTACCGCCTGCAAGCTCAGAAAGGTCGAACCCATGACAATCGTTGTCAGAATAAGCCAGGGGACATTCCGCAGATGACCTCTGCGAATAGCCCTCCCCGCAAAAATCATCGGGATGCTGCTGCCGAGCAGGATGACCGTGTTGATGAGCGGCACCGGATTTCTAAAAACACTTTCCAACTCTGGCCCGCCAGGGGGCGGCCAGGTGCCTGCCCGCACGCGGAGGTAAAGATAACCAGCAATCAGATTAGCAAAAAGCAGGGCTTCGGAAGCGATAAAGAAGACCATGCCCCACCAGCCAAGGCTTCGCCCTGTCTCGTGGGCAGCCTCGCCGCTCACACCAATGGGCTGTTCTTTATGGGCAATGCTCATAACGCGCTATTCCTCTATTCTACGTGTGCTTCTTGATGGCCCTCCAGCCCCCAATTCATTCCCCAGCCTATGCCAAAGATGAAGGCGAGCAGCAGCCCGACAGCAGCAAGGCTAATATCAATCAGCAGCCCAACCATCGTGAGCGCCATCGCAGCCGCCAGCAGGATCGGCCAATAGCTGGGGCCGGGCAGATGGATATGCTCCTCTTCCGCGTCGTGGTGTTTGGCTGCCCCATATGAGCCAGCCGGAGTCACTGTATCTTCTTGTTCAGCAGTATCGCTGACTTGTTGAGCATGTTCTTGTGACAAGGCTATACACCTCCTGATAAGGGCATAACGGACGCCGGGGTTTGCCCTGATTCTATTATACCCGACCAATCGCCTAATGGGAACGTTTTCGCCAATCGGCATTCTCCGGGTTCTTCTTGTCATAGAACGGGCGTCGGCTGCGCACTGTCGGGATCGTCTTGAAGTTGTATTCAGCCGGCGGCGAGGTCGTCATCCACTCCAGTGTAAAGGCATCCCACGGATCATCCCCAGCCGTCTTGGGGCCGCGCATGCTCAGGAAGAAGTTGGTGATGAAGATCAGCACCCCTATGGCAATAACAAACGCGCCGATAGTCGAGAACAAGTTCAATTCATCCCAGGGGGGATTCGAGGCGTAGGTATAGATGCGGCGCGGCATCCCCAGCAGGCCCAGCAGGTGCATCGGGAAGAACGCCAGGTTCAGGCCAACGAT encodes:
- a CDS encoding cytochrome c biogenesis protein CcdA, with protein sequence MPITGQLSWEAALVAFVAGAASFLSPCVAPLIPGYITYLSGSGAAPEAEKGAYKQRPWYGRPALRVSLLFVAGFSVAFIALGFMAAWFGALLGAYRPALEAVTGIVMILMGAFLLGLLPPALMNVLYRERKLHLRGRWVGGAAPFGLGIVFAAGWTPCIGPVLGSILLYAGASASLALGGFLLAIYALGFAVPFLLIGVGWASGLNALGWTRKYGRAVSLVSGVALILVGLLFLSGQVYTFSIWAQRVMPPLFQ
- a CDS encoding TlpA disulfide reductase family protein; its protein translation is MLDEPAQTQSQSAKPPQKKRRAIITLVFFTALNIVLVGVLWSRLATAQHIISGAATIPLVGHPAPDFTLTNWNDPSGQTIQLSGLKGKPVIVNFWASWCPPCNQETPEFQAAWQQYQAAGVVFIGVDYQDQQQAARQFLQKYHVTYPNGPDASGTISVDFGVSNVPATVFIDRSGVVVRQHLGPVDAKTLDAEIQQLLK
- a CDS encoding response regulator, with amino-acid sequence MEAADTNTVLLVEGDTALRRVIAMGLRQQGMSVLEAASPQQARALLDQRPSLLVVDVDSGFASDRMLLPDLRAYDGLAATPAVVLAWDCSPDLREQMSSDGAAVCLAKPFDARRLFAEAEALLEAALQRRRVESVLLASVESLSSADGQKSAAVAEMAAEKLYAPAYTRPTETDEETRTSAPSIWPIVLALGLMIAVSGLLIHPALVALGIGVVLVSMLLWGFEPGARPGPA
- a CDS encoding response regulator, which encodes METAFGGRRSRTQASESVLAQLPQEHQVLASVTSNMTSGFVLLDRRERITFANARAEDLLGLEAGALIDRPAFDFRKQLLSLAADPYLAEEELGRVWASDEEVVADLALAHAAVRWLRVRSFPVRDVPGDLLGWGMLLDDVTLERASEKVKAEALALAAHALKTPLAVMKGSATTLLAHSLRWDPEAQREMLQLIDEQCDQLHELVNGLLDVWRLDAGLLPINPTLIHLPELLEPLVDRWQKFSPQHRITLALPADLPSLMADRSRLEQVLNHVLDNAVKYSAGGEIAIEALAGEERIEITVADQGRGLMQDHLERIFDRFYRVPGEGEHIPGSGMGLAVAKAVVQAHGGSIWAASAGPGKGAVFHVALPLAAHRLSTVSAPIRPASGPLAPPTENIRLNRATDRQTILIVDNDPGIVRYVRANLEAQHYRVFSAADGSQAFQLVEREEPDLILVEAGMPGMDGFDLLGRLREFSTAPVVMLSARRGEDECVRALDLGAVDYLGKPFGMPELLARVRVALRRGGQPEQRSSQSALFSSGDLTIDFAQRQVRMAGRDVQLSRTEYKLLTVLAQHAGMVLTHELLLEKVWGPGYHREMDFIWVYIRRVRRKIEPDPSQPRYILTVPGVGYKLARPAQ
- a CDS encoding DUF3054 domain-containing protein, whose product is MASKKQILPLTSAGHLWRLVGLIVGDVCMFLIFAGVGRASHHEAAGLDAFLLIVQTAAPFAIGWFVVAPFFGVYRESVAASARTMLARTALAWVCAWPVGLLLRWLFTQQAPPISFAIVVLIANLLFLSVWRGLFALLAHRSR
- a CDS encoding cytochrome c oxidase subunit 3, whose product is MSIAHKEQPIGVSGEAAHETGRSLGWWGMVFFIASEALLFANLIAGYLYLRVRAGTWPPPGGPELESVFRNPVPLINTVILLGSSIPMIFAGRAIRRGHLRNVPWLILTTIVMGSTFLSLQAVEYINNGFSIGDGLVGSTFYTLTGFHGAHVTVGVIFLLVNFFRALRGQLSKEKHFSLQAGEMYWHFVDVVWIALFSLVYLL
- a CDS encoding cytochrome c oxidase subunit 4, translated to MSQEHAQQVSDTAEQEDTVTPAGSYGAAKHHDAEEEHIHLPGPSYWPILLAAAMALTMVGLLIDISLAAVGLLLAFIFGIGWGMNWGLEGHQEAHVE